A DNA window from Camelina sativa cultivar DH55 chromosome 17, Cs, whole genome shotgun sequence contains the following coding sequences:
- the LOC104759879 gene encoding putative F-box protein At3g20030 encodes MTTTISDLSKNLVEKILSRVPETCLGAVRSTCKRWNSLSKVKMLCKAEARHQFLGFMMKKNKLCSMRFDLNEKEEGSDEFVDPSIKELGNFLNQVEISNVFQCDGLLLCVTKEDNTRLVVWNPYLGQTRWIQPRNNYHTLDRYAIGYDNNRQHKILRFLDDHEIDMDDHEIDMGDHEIYRKHVFGYEIYAFSSNSWRVLDIAPHWDIDSYQRGASLKGNTYFIAKEKIIFEEDGEIPEPADYILCFDFTTESFGQSLPLPFQHFRFDAGALSSLRDEKLAALYQSVDRSEVEIWVTTMIEPNALSWNPFLKVDMNKHYGSGFQFHYDGGSFFIDEEKKVALVFHFDESEMTRYEDAAYIIGDDGYVRKVCLGEAVNHGASLNFSEYAASCPLVCCGSYVPSLAHINQLAGFKKEREEEEANQQPLANKKTHY; translated from the coding sequence ATGACGACGACGATCTCTGATCTTTCGAAAAATTTGGTAGAGAAGATACTCTCGAGGGTTCCGGAAACTTGTTTGGGAGCGGTGAGATCGACGTGCAAACGATGGAACAGTTTATCCAAAGTTAAGATGTTGTGCAAAGCAGAAGCAAGGCATCAGTTTCTAGGGTtcatgatgaagaaaaataagcTTTGTTCAATGAGGTTCGATCTcaacgaaaaagaagaaggaagtgacGAATTTGTGGATCCATCTATAAAGGAGTTGGGTAATTTTCTAAATCAAGTGGAGATATCTAATGTCTTTCAATGCGATGGCTTGTTGTTGTGCGTGACCAAAGAGGACAACACCAGGCTCGTGGTATGGAACCCTTATTTGGGTCAAACCAGGTGGATCCAACCCAGAAACAATTACCACACACTGGACAGGTATGCTATCGGATACGACAATAACCGTCAacacaaaatcttgaggtttttggatGATCATGAAATCGACATGGATGATCATGAAATCGACATGGGTGATCATGAAATATACAGGAAACACGTTTTTGGGTACGAAATCTATGCTTTTAGCTCTaattcatggagggttcttgatATCGCTCCCCACTGGGATATAGATTCTTATCAACGTGGTGCGTCTTTGAAGGGAAACACATACTTTATTGctaaggaaaaaataatatttgaagaGGATGGAGAGATACCAGAGCCGGCAGACTAtatactctgttttgattttacaacggAGAGCTTCGGACAGTCTCTTCCTCTCCCGTTTCAGCATTTTCGTTTCGATGCTGGAGCTCTATCTTCTCTTAGAGACGAGAAACTCGCTGCATTATATCAGAGCGTGGATAGATCAGAGGTGGAGATTTGGGTTACAACTATGATTGAGCCCAATGCTCTGTCGTGGAACCCTTTCTTAAAAGTTGATATGAACAAACACTATGGTTCTGGTTTTCAGTTTCACTATGACGGTGGCAGTTTCTTCAtagacgaggagaagaaagtcgcCTTGGTTTTTCACTTTGACGAATCCGAAATGACCCGCTATGAGGATGCAGCTTACATCATTGGAGATGATGGGTACGTTAGAAAAGTGTGTCTTGGCGAAGCTGTGAATCATGGAGCATCTCTCAACTTCAGCGAATATGCGGCTTCTTGCCCACTTGTGTGTTGtggctcttatgttccaagtttagcACATATCAACCAACTTGCAGGATTCaagaaggaaagagaagaagaggaggcgAACCAACAACCACTCGCTAACAAGAAGACTCACTATTAA